A genome region from Sardina pilchardus chromosome 22, fSarPil1.1, whole genome shotgun sequence includes the following:
- the LOC134070322 gene encoding proton channel OTOP3-like, producing MCSCPWCGLIILLSADLLLWLNSVSDDTVHLEIEMEAQEGQGNTSRSTEIDSAEDASFNNATECHCRLHPPCLTFRKGIEILFPFNIEFYLMAGCMIYVMWKNVGRHIDPAAHSHQTQKFTLRVVYSGGIFVGLLLGVLVLVVGSTIFILYQVWVNHDERRLTAFVLFYSFHLVVMPLMSLCSLAGVLVHKLDRRAHEDGHNPTRSLDVMLLVAAALGQLMLSYFSLVAALADGVGEPPLGALDLSYSLLTLLELVLQNVFIIEGLHRHPSLRKGRVRGRSLIFKKRKNSEDVTVVDGPVAHSLVDEVKVAPVPPSGEESNRNHQITRRVIQEICSFLILANIMLWVIPAFGANPQFKNGVGKQFYGFTAWFILVNLGQPLGVFYRMHSVGALMELLILA from the exons ATGTGTTCGTGCCCTTg GTGTGGACTGATTATCCTGCTCAGTGCGGACTTGCTGCTGTGGCTGAACTCCGTGAGCGACGACACGGTCCATctggagatagagatggaggccCAGGAGGGACAAGGGAACACCTCACGGTCTACAGAGATAGATTCAGCTGAAG ACGCCAGTTTCAATAACGCAACAGAATGTCATTGCCGCCTGCACCCCCCCTGTTTAACGTTCCGGAAGGGCATCGAGATCCTCTTCCCCTTCAACATCGAGTTCTACCTGATGGCCGGCTGCATGATTTACGTTATGTGGAAGAACGTGGGTCGCCACATCGACCCGGCCGCACATTCTCACCAGACCCAGAAGTTCACGCTCCGCGTCGTCTACTCGGGCGGCATCTTCGTCGGCCTGCTGCTGGGTGTCCTGGTCCTCGTGGTGGGCTCGACCATCTTCATCCTGTACCAGGTGTGGGTGAACCACGACGAGCGCCGGCTCACCGCCTTCGTGCTCTTCTACAGCTTCCACCTGGTGGTGATGCCTCTCATGTCGCTCTGCTCGTTAGCGGGCGTGCTGGTCCACAAGCTGGACAGGCGGGCGCATGAGGACGGGCACAACCCCACGCGGAGCCTGGACGTGATGCTGCTGGTGGCGGCCGCGCTCGGGCAGCTGATGCTCTCCTACTTCTCGCTGGTGGCGGCGCTGGCCGACGGGGTCGGCGAGCCCCCGCTCGGAGCGCTGGACCTGTCGTACTCGCTGCTTACCCTGCTGGAGCTGGTGCTGCAGAACGTCTTCATCATCGAGGGCCTCCACCGGCACCCCAGCCTCAGAAAGGGCAGGGTTAGAGGCAGGAGCCTCATCTTTAAG AAGAGGAAGAACAGTGAGGATGTGACAGTGGTGGATGGGCCAGTGGCCCATTCTCTGGTGGATGAGGTGAAAGTAGCACCAGTGCCCCCTAGTGGAGAAGAATCAAATCGCAATCATCAAATAACCAGGAGGGTCATTCAAGAGATCTGTTCCTTCCTCATTCTCGCCAACATCATG CTGTGGGTGATCCCAGCGTTTGGGGCCAACCCTCAGTTCAAGAACGGCGTGGGGAAGCAGTTCTACGGCTTCACGGCCTGGTTCATCCTGGTGAACCTGGGCCAGCCGCTGGGCGTCTTCTACCGGATGCACTCTGTGGGGGCCCTCATGGAGCTGCTCATCTTGGCCTGA